In the Lentimicrobium sp. L6 genome, one interval contains:
- a CDS encoding aminotransferase class I/II-fold pyridoxal phosphate-dependent enzyme, with the protein MDLFDKTEVNLGPLGQYAQKAEGYYMFPKLEGELSNRMKFQGKDVLVWSLNNYLGLGNHPEVRKADADAAAEWGMAYPMGARMMSGQTEYHEKLEQDLATFVDKEAGYLLNFGYQGMVSIIDTLVDRHDVIVYDSEAHACILDGMRMQVGKRFVYPHNNIENLEKQLQRATKLADKNKGGILVITEGVYGMAGDLGKLKEIAELKKKYQFRLLVDDAHGFGTMGATGAGTGEHLGCQDEIDVYFGTFAKSMAGIGGFVAGNAKMIKFLKYNMRSQIFAKSLPMPMVIGAIKRLDMIKESQEHKDKLWVIVNALQKGLKEKGFDLGDTESPVTPVMLKGGVPEATQITADLRENYGIFCSIVAYPVIPKGMILLRLIPTAVHTLEDVEYTIKCFSEVKHKLETGVYEMTFKTMTAE; encoded by the coding sequence ATGGATTTATTTGATAAAACTGAAGTAAACTTAGGCCCTTTGGGTCAATATGCTCAAAAAGCCGAAGGATATTATATGTTCCCCAAATTAGAGGGTGAACTTTCCAATAGAATGAAATTTCAAGGAAAAGATGTTTTAGTTTGGTCTTTAAATAACTATTTAGGATTGGGAAACCATCCTGAAGTTAGAAAAGCTGATGCCGACGCCGCTGCTGAGTGGGGAATGGCCTACCCAATGGGTGCTAGAATGATGTCTGGGCAAACGGAGTATCATGAAAAATTAGAGCAAGATTTAGCTACTTTCGTAGATAAAGAAGCTGGTTATTTATTAAATTTTGGATACCAAGGTATGGTTTCTATCATCGATACATTAGTGGATCGCCACGATGTTATTGTTTATGATAGCGAAGCTCATGCTTGTATCTTAGATGGTATGAGAATGCAAGTGGGTAAAAGATTTGTTTATCCACACAACAATATAGAGAACTTAGAGAAGCAATTACAACGCGCCACTAAATTAGCAGATAAAAACAAGGGAGGAATCCTCGTGATTACCGAAGGTGTCTACGGTATGGCTGGTGATCTTGGTAAATTGAAAGAAATTGCTGAGTTGAAGAAAAAATATCAATTCCGTTTATTAGTTGATGATGCACATGGTTTTGGTACTATGGGAGCAACAGGAGCTGGAACAGGTGAGCATTTAGGATGTCAAGACGAGATTGATGTTTACTTTGGTACTTTCGCTAAATCTATGGCAGGAATTGGTGGTTTTGTTGCTGGTAATGCTAAAATGATCAAATTTTTAAAGTATAATATGCGTTCTCAGATTTTCGCCAAATCTCTTCCAATGCCAATGGTTATTGGAGCTATTAAGCGATTAGATATGATTAAAGAAAGCCAAGAGCACAAAGATAAACTTTGGGTTATCGTGAATGCTTTACAAAAAGGATTAAAAGAAAAAGGATTTGATTTAGGTGATACAGAATCTCCTGTAACTCCAGTAATGTTAAAAGGTGGAGTTCCTGAAGCCACACAAATCACAGCTGACTTAAGAGAGAATTACGGTATTTTCTGCTCTATTGTTGCTTATCCAGTTATTCCTAAAGGAATGATATTATTACGATTAATTCCAACAGCAGTGCATACTTTGGAAGATGTTGAATATACTATCAAGTGTTTTAGCGAAGTGAAACACAAACTTGAAACTGGTGTTTATGAAATGACATTTAAAACAATGACTGCAGAGTAA